In Pseudomonas sp. MYb327, one DNA window encodes the following:
- the pilH gene encoding twitching motility response regulator PilH has protein sequence MARILIVDDSPTEMYKLTGMLEKHGHEVLKAENGADGVALARQEKPDAVLMDIVMPGLNGFQATRQLTKDPETGHIPVIIITTKDQETDKVWGTRQGAKDYLTKPVDEETLIKTLNNVLAG, from the coding sequence ATGGCACGTATTCTGATCGTCGATGATTCGCCGACCGAAATGTACAAACTGACTGGCATGCTGGAAAAACACGGTCATGAAGTCCTGAAAGCCGAAAACGGCGCCGACGGCGTGGCCCTGGCCCGCCAGGAAAAACCCGACGCGGTGCTGATGGACATCGTCATGCCCGGCCTCAACGGTTTCCAGGCAACCCGTCAGTTGACCAAAGACCCGGAAACCGGGCACATCCCGGTGATCATCATCACCACCAAGGATCAGGAAACCGACAAGGTCTGGGGCACACGCCAGGGCGCCAAGGACTACCTGACCAAACCAGTCGACGAAGAAACCCTGATCAAGACCCTGAACAACGTGCTGGCCGGTTGA
- a CDS encoding chemotaxis protein CheW: MSESLTAFELLLQIDQRCRLLAADLPSQPTRQDSWSGIGFRMGEHWYVAPMGEVSEVLHEPRFTQVPGVRPWVKGVANLRGRLLPIMDLCGFFGHEGSAARKQRRVLVVEHNEVFAGLLVDEVFGLQHFAQDSLEPADHSNGPISAFIKGQFQREQAWQVFSPFALARAQGFMNVAI; the protein is encoded by the coding sequence ATGAGCGAGTCGCTGACAGCCTTTGAGCTGCTGCTGCAGATCGACCAGCGCTGTCGTTTGCTGGCGGCGGATCTGCCGTCGCAGCCGACCCGGCAGGACAGCTGGAGCGGCATTGGCTTCCGTATGGGCGAGCACTGGTACGTCGCCCCCATGGGCGAAGTCAGTGAAGTGCTGCACGAGCCGCGCTTCACCCAGGTGCCGGGCGTCAGGCCCTGGGTCAAGGGCGTGGCCAACTTGCGTGGCCGTTTGTTGCCGATCATGGATTTGTGCGGTTTTTTTGGCCACGAAGGCTCGGCGGCGCGCAAGCAGCGGCGGGTATTGGTGGTGGAACACAACGAGGTGTTTGCCGGGTTGTTGGTCGACGAGGTCTTCGGCTTGCAGCACTTTGCCCAGGACAGCCTGGAGCCGGCAGATCATTCGAATGGACCGATTTCGGCGTTCATCAAGGGCCAGTTTCAGCGAGAGCAGGCCTGGCAGGTGTTCAGCCCGTTTGCGCTGGCGCGGGCGCAGGGGTTCATGAACGTCGCGATATAA
- the pilG gene encoding twitching motility response regulator PilG — protein MDQQPSALKVMVIDDSKTIRRTAETLLKNVGCEVITAIDGFDALAKIADNHPGIIFVDIMMPRLDGYQTCALIKNNSAFKSTPVIMLSSKDGLFDKAKGRIVGSDQFLTKPFSKEELLNAIQAHVPGFAAVLPQ, from the coding sequence ATGGACCAGCAACCCAGCGCCTTGAAGGTCATGGTGATCGACGATTCGAAGACGATTCGCCGCACCGCCGAAACGCTGCTCAAGAACGTGGGATGTGAGGTCATTACGGCCATCGACGGTTTCGATGCCCTGGCCAAAATTGCCGACAATCACCCCGGCATCATCTTCGTCGACATCATGATGCCGCGTCTGGATGGCTATCAGACATGCGCTTTAATCAAGAACAACAGTGCATTCAAGTCCACGCCAGTGATTATGCTGTCGTCCAAGGACGGGCTGTTTGACAAGGCCAAGGGGCGCATCGTCGGCTCCGACCAGTTTCTGACCAAGCCTTTCAGCAAGGAAGAACTGCTCAACGCGATCCAGGCCCATGTTCCGGGCTTCGCCGCTGTTTTGCCGCAGTAA
- a CDS encoding YqgE/AlgH family protein — translation MKNVSPSYLKHHFLIAMPHMVDPNFAHTLTYIVEHTANGAMGLVVNRPQDLNLADILEQLRPDIEPPALCQHVPIFIGGPVQTDRGFVLHPSGQSFQATVDLEGELSLSTSQDVLFAIADGVGPAKSVITLGYAGWEAGQLEAELAQNAWLTCPFDADILFNTSSELRLEAAARHLGVNLSLLTSQAGHA, via the coding sequence ATGAAAAACGTCAGCCCCAGCTACCTCAAGCATCACTTCCTGATCGCCATGCCGCATATGGTCGACCCGAACTTTGCGCACACCTTGACCTACATCGTCGAGCACACGGCCAATGGTGCCATGGGGCTGGTGGTCAACCGTCCGCAAGACTTGAACCTGGCCGACATCCTTGAGCAATTGCGCCCGGATATCGAACCTCCAGCGCTTTGCCAACACGTGCCAATTTTCATCGGGGGGCCGGTGCAGACCGATCGCGGATTCGTCCTGCACCCTTCGGGGCAGAGCTTTCAGGCGACCGTTGATCTGGAAGGCGAGCTGTCCCTGTCGACCTCCCAGGACGTGCTGTTCGCCATCGCCGATGGCGTCGGTCCGGCGAAAAGTGTGATTACCCTCGGTTACGCCGGTTGGGAAGCCGGGCAACTGGAAGCCGAACTGGCGCAAAACGCCTGGCTGACTTGCCCGTTCGACGCCGACATCCTGTTCAACACCAGCAGCGAACTGCGCCTCGAAGCGGCGGCCAGGCACCTTGGCGTCAATCTCAGCCTGCTCACCAGCCAGGCGGGGCACGCCTGA
- a CDS encoding methyl-accepting chemotaxis protein — protein MEGSRSRSQIIVLFIALIIFIMLLFANFAYLNTQATYDKQYIGHAGELRVLSQRIAKNATEAAAGKAAAFKLLSDARNDFAQRWSYLKKGDPVTGLPPAPSEVRPEMRAVQMDWERLLKNTDAILSSEQTVLSLHQVAATLAETVPQLQVEYEKVVEILLQRGAPAGQVAMAQRQSLLAERILGAVNTVLSGDESSQQAADAFGRDAARFGQVLNGMLQGNTTLRVSQVEDRDARARLMEISELFEFVSGSVDEILETSPELFKVRESASNIFSLSQTLLDEASHLASGFENLAGGRKTDTIGGYVLGLAALMSIILIGLVMVRETNRQLRETAEKNERNQNAIMRLLDEIEDLADGDLTVTASVTEDFTGTIADSINYSVDQLRDLVATINLTAGQVAAAVQETQATAMHLAQASEHQAQQISEASTAINDMAQSIDQVSANAAESSAVAERSVEIANKGNEVVHNTIHGMDNIREQIQDTAKRIKRLGESSQEIGDIVSLIDDIADQTNILALNAAIQASMAGDAGRGFAVVADEVQRLAERSSAATRQIETLVRAIQTDTNEAVISMEQTTTEVVRGARLAQDAGVALEEIEGVSKTLAALIQSISNAAQQQTSSAGQISLTMNVIQQITSQTSSGSTATAESIGNLAKMASQLRRSVSGFTLPAAKAQVADKA, from the coding sequence ATGGAAGGGTCGCGCAGTCGGTCGCAGATCATCGTGCTGTTCATCGCACTGATCATCTTCATCATGCTGTTGTTCGCCAACTTCGCGTACCTCAATACTCAGGCCACCTACGACAAGCAATACATCGGCCACGCCGGTGAGCTGCGCGTGCTGTCCCAACGTATCGCCAAGAACGCCACCGAAGCTGCCGCCGGCAAGGCCGCGGCATTTAAATTGCTCAGCGATGCGCGTAACGACTTTGCCCAGCGCTGGAGTTATCTGAAAAAAGGCGACCCGGTCACCGGCCTGCCGCCGGCTCCGTCCGAGGTGCGCCCGGAAATGCGCGCCGTGCAGATGGATTGGGAACGCCTGCTGAAAAACACCGACGCCATCCTCTCCAGCGAACAGACTGTGTTGTCCCTGCATCAGGTTGCCGCCACCCTGGCCGAAACCGTGCCGCAGTTGCAGGTGGAGTACGAAAAAGTAGTGGAGATTCTCCTGCAGCGCGGCGCCCCGGCCGGCCAGGTGGCCATGGCCCAGCGTCAGTCGCTGCTGGCCGAGCGGATTCTCGGCGCGGTGAATACCGTGCTGTCCGGCGACGAAAGTTCGCAGCAGGCGGCCGACGCCTTCGGTCGCGATGCAGCGCGTTTCGGCCAGGTACTCAACGGCATGCTCCAGGGCAACACAACGCTGCGGGTCAGCCAGGTCGAAGACCGCGATGCGCGTGCACGCTTGATGGAGATTTCCGAGCTGTTCGAATTTGTCTCCGGCTCCGTCGATGAAATCCTCGAAACCTCACCGGAACTGTTCAAGGTCCGTGAATCTGCAAGCAACATTTTCAGTCTGTCGCAAACCTTGCTTGACGAAGCTTCGCACCTGGCCAGCGGCTTCGAAAACCTTGCCGGCGGGCGCAAGACCGACACCATCGGCGGTTATGTGCTGGGCCTGGCGGCACTGATGTCGATCATCCTCATTGGCCTGGTAATGGTGCGCGAAACCAATCGCCAACTGCGGGAAACCGCCGAGAAAAACGAACGCAACCAGAACGCGATCATGCGCCTGCTCGATGAAATCGAAGACCTGGCCGATGGCGACTTGACGGTGACCGCCTCGGTGACCGAAGACTTCACCGGCACCATCGCCGATTCGATCAACTATTCCGTAGACCAGCTGCGCGACCTCGTGGCGACCATCAACCTCACCGCCGGCCAGGTCGCCGCCGCCGTGCAGGAAACCCAGGCCACCGCCATGCATCTGGCGCAAGCCTCGGAGCATCAGGCGCAGCAGATTTCCGAGGCCTCCACCGCGATCAACGACATGGCCCAGTCCATCGATCAGGTGTCGGCCAATGCCGCTGAATCCTCGGCGGTGGCCGAACGTTCGGTGGAGATTGCCAACAAGGGCAACGAGGTGGTGCACAACACCATCCACGGCATGGACAATATTCGCGAGCAGATTCAGGACACCGCCAAGCGCATCAAGCGCCTCGGCGAGTCTTCCCAGGAAATCGGCGACATTGTCAGCCTGATCGATGACATCGCCGATCAGACCAACATCCTTGCCCTCAACGCGGCCATCCAGGCGTCCATGGCCGGTGATGCCGGGCGCGGTTTTGCGGTGGTGGCCGACGAAGTGCAACGGCTGGCCGAGCGTTCGTCTGCCGCCACCCGGCAGATCGAAACCCTGGTGCGGGCGATCCAGACCGACACCAATGAAGCGGTGATTTCCATGGAGCAGACCACCACCGAAGTGGTGCGCGGCGCGCGTCTGGCGCAGGATGCCGGTGTGGCACTGGAAGAAATCGAAGGGGTTTCCAAGACCCTCGCGGCGTTGATCCAGAGTATTTCCAACGCCGCTCAGCAACAGACGTCGTCTGCCGGGCAGATTTCCCTGACGATGAACGTGATCCAGCAGATCACCTCGCAGACCTCGTCCGGCTCAACCGCCACCGCCGAGAGCATTGGCAACCTGGCGAAAATGGCCAGTCAGTTGCGGCGCTCGGTGTCCGGTTTCACCTTGCCGGCCGCCAAGGCGCAGGTGGCGGACAAAGCTTGA
- a CDS encoding energy transducer TonB yields the protein MTLPSDLPPELAHDGVRPADRLGFTLFLAALVHLALLLGVGFTMVEPKQISKTLEITLATFKSEKKPEKADFLAQENQQGSGTLDKKAIPKTTEVAPFQDNKVQKVTPPPAAKPEVQEAAPKAAVTTVAPKPKKAAAQTEEPKPVTKPAVAAPTFDSEQLSSDIASLEAELAQEQQLYAKRPRIHRLSAASTMKDKGAWYKDEWRKKVERIGNLNYPDEARRKQIYGNLRLMVSINRDGSLYEVLVLESSGQPLLDQAAQRIVRLAAPFAPFTGDLSDIDRLEIIRTWKFARGDRLSSN from the coding sequence ATGACACTCCCGTCCGATCTGCCTCCCGAACTCGCCCATGACGGCGTGCGCCCGGCCGATCGCCTCGGTTTTACCCTGTTTCTCGCGGCGCTGGTGCATCTGGCGTTGCTGTTGGGCGTCGGCTTTACCATGGTCGAGCCCAAGCAAATCAGCAAAACCCTGGAAATCACCCTCGCCACCTTCAAAAGCGAAAAGAAGCCTGAAAAAGCCGATTTCCTCGCTCAGGAAAATCAGCAGGGCAGCGGCACCCTGGATAAAAAGGCGATCCCCAAGACCACCGAGGTCGCGCCTTTCCAGGACAACAAAGTACAGAAAGTGACGCCACCGCCAGCCGCCAAGCCTGAAGTCCAGGAAGCGGCGCCGAAGGCCGCCGTGACCACCGTCGCACCGAAACCGAAAAAAGCCGCAGCGCAAACCGAAGAACCCAAACCCGTCACCAAACCCGCCGTGGCCGCGCCGACCTTCGACAGTGAACAGCTGTCCAGTGACATCGCCAGCCTGGAAGCGGAACTGGCCCAGGAACAACAGCTGTATGCCAAACGTCCGCGCATCCACCGCCTGAGCGCCGCCTCGACCATGAAAGACAAGGGCGCCTGGTACAAGGACGAATGGCGCAAGAAGGTCGAGCGTATCGGCAACCTCAATTACCCCGACGAGGCTCGGCGCAAACAGATTTACGGCAACTTGCGGCTGATGGTGTCGATCAACCGCGACGGTTCGCTGTATGAGGTGTTGGTGCTGGAGTCCTCCGGGCAGCCCTTGCTGGATCAGGCGGCTCAACGCATCGTGCGGCTGGCAGCGCCATTTGCGCCGTTTACCGGGGATTTGTCGGATATCGATCGGCTGGAAATCATCCGCACCTGGAAATTTGCGCGCGGCGACCGCCTTTCCAGTAACTGA
- the gshB gene encoding glutathione synthase — protein MSVRVGIVMDPIASISYKKDSSLAMLLAAQKRGWELFYMEQRDLYQAEGQARARMRPLKVFANPEKWFELEAEQDSLLSDLDVILMRKDPPFDMEFVYSTYLLEQAESAGVLVVNKPQSLRDCNEKLFATLFPQCTPPTVVSRRADVLREFAAKHGDVILKPLDGMGGTSIFRHRAGDPNLSVILETLTALGTQQIMGQAYLPAIKDGDKRILMIDGEPVDYCLARIPAAGETRGNLAAGGRGEARPLTEKDRWIAAQVGPTLREKGLLFVGLDVIGEHLTEINVTSPTCIREIDNAFGTDIGGLLMDAIDQKLKAR, from the coding sequence ATGAGCGTTCGCGTCGGGATTGTCATGGACCCTATCGCCAGCATCTCCTATAAAAAGGATAGCTCGCTGGCCATGCTGCTGGCCGCACAGAAGCGCGGCTGGGAACTGTTCTATATGGAACAGCGCGACCTGTATCAGGCCGAAGGCCAGGCCCGGGCGCGGATGCGTCCGCTGAAGGTCTTCGCCAATCCGGAAAAATGGTTCGAACTGGAAGCCGAACAGGACTCGCTGCTCAGCGATCTGGACGTGATCCTGATGCGCAAGGATCCGCCGTTCGACATGGAGTTCGTGTACTCCACGTATCTGCTGGAGCAAGCCGAGAGCGCTGGCGTGCTGGTGGTCAACAAGCCGCAGAGCCTGCGTGACTGCAACGAAAAACTGTTCGCCACGCTGTTCCCGCAGTGCACGCCGCCGACCGTGGTCAGCCGCCGCGCCGATGTGCTGCGTGAATTCGCGGCGAAGCATGGCGACGTGATCCTGAAACCGCTGGATGGCATGGGGGGCACCTCGATTTTCCGCCACCGCGCAGGCGATCCGAACCTGTCGGTGATTCTCGAAACGCTGACGGCGCTGGGCACCCAGCAGATTATGGGGCAGGCCTACCTGCCGGCGATCAAGGACGGCGACAAACGCATCCTGATGATCGACGGCGAACCGGTCGATTACTGCCTGGCGCGCATTCCCGCCGCCGGTGAAACCCGTGGCAACCTGGCCGCCGGTGGTCGTGGCGAAGCGCGTCCGCTGACCGAGAAGGATCGCTGGATTGCCGCGCAAGTCGGCCCGACCCTTCGCGAAAAAGGCCTGCTGTTCGTTGGTCTGGATGTGATCGGCGAGCACCTGACCGAAATCAACGTCACCAGCCCGACCTGCATCCGCGAAATCGATAATGCCTTCGGCACCGATATTGGCGGCCTGTTGATGGATGCCATCGATCAGAAGCTCAAGGCTCGTTGA